The following proteins are encoded in a genomic region of Papaver somniferum cultivar HN1 unplaced genomic scaffold, ASM357369v1 unplaced-scaffold_10, whole genome shotgun sequence:
- the LOC113326970 gene encoding exocyst complex component EXO70A1-like: protein MESPEKTDGGTIQFAAAEKLILRWDSTVSEEARERMIFDGDRQEADRYLNAVDEIQRSMESTDVSVDSSKINGAIQIAMARLEDEFRNILITHTNPLEIESLIDTNNSVSGGHHCRSMSQFNGEVDYSEDQEQDNGDHHRGRTSTSYRTTSSIKEIDLIPQEPISDLRSIAERMITAGYLRECIQVYGSVRKSAVDASFRRLGVEKLSIGDVQRLEWDELEAKIKRWIKAAKICVRILFASEKRLCEQIFEELGTNADDACFMETVKGPAIQLFNFAEAISISRRSPEKLFKILDLHDALSDLLPDVDAVFRSKSSESVRIQATEILSRLAEAARGILSEFENAVQRETTKIPVPGGTIHPLTRYVMNYINLISDYKQTLSELIVSKPSMNARFPNGDYMGDFEDPEPENDTPLALHLIWIIMILQFNLEGKSKLYKDNSLAHLFIMNNVHYIVQKIRGSSELQEMIGDDFLRRLTRKFRQAATSYQRATWVGVLHSLRDEGLHVKGGFSSGVSKSALRDRFKTFNATFEETHRAQATWLVPDPQLREELRISIAEKLLPAYRSFLGRYRSHIESGKHPEMYIKFSVDDLEAAVLDFFEGYPVSSLHMRRRSH from the coding sequence atGGAATCACCTGAGAAAACCGACGGCGGCACCATTCAGTTTGCAGCGGCAGAGAAACTTATCTTAAGATGGGATTCAACAGTATCAGAAGAAGCAAGAGAGCGTATGATATTCGACGGTGACCGGCAAGAAGCGGATCGGTATTTAAATGCTGTTGATGAGATCCAGAGATCAATGGAATCTACAGATGTTTCTGTTGATTCAAGTAAGATTAACGGTGCAATACAAATTGCTATGGCACGTTTAGAAGACGAGTTTCGTAACATTTTGATCACTCATACTAATCCACTTGAAATCGAATCACTTATCGATACAAATAACTCTGTTTCGGGTGGTCATCATTGTAGAAGTATGAGTCAATTCAACGGCGAAGTCGACTACTCTGAAGATCAAGAACAGGATAACGGTGATCATCATAGAGGTCGAACGAGTACGAGTTATCGAACCACAAGTAGTATAAAAGAGATTGATCTAATCCCACAAGAACCCATCTCCGATCTCAGAAGTATTGCAGAAAGAATGATTACGGCGGGTTACTTGCGGGAATGCATCCAAGTTTACGGAAGTGTCAGGAAATCAGCTGTTGATGCAAGTTTCCGGCGACTCGGGGTTGAAaaactgagtatcggtgatgtgCAGAGATTGGAATGGGATGAATTAGAAGCCAAAATCAAAAGATGGATTAAAGCCGCAAAGATTTGTGTAAGAATTCTTTTTGCAAGTGAGAAGAGATTATGTGAACAAATCTTTGAAGAGCTGGGTACAAATGCCGATGATGCTTGTTTTATGGAGACGGTGAAAGGTCCTGCGATTCAGTTATTTAATTTCGCAGAAGCCATTAGTATCAGCCGAAGGTCGCCGGAGAAACTTTTCAAGATTTTGGATCTTCATGACGCTTTGTCAGACCTTTTGCCGGATGTTGATGCGGTTTTTAGATCGAAATCGTCTGAATCTGTCCGAATCCAAGCGACTGAGATTCTTTCCCGGTTGGCCGAAGCTGCACGGGGAATACTATCGGAGTTTGAAAATGCAGTTCAGCGGGAAACTACCAAGATTCCGGTTCCGGGAGGTACAATTCATCCATTAACCAGATATGTTATGAATTATATAAATTTGATTTCTGATTATAAACAGACGTTGAGTGAGTTAATTGTTTCGAAACCATCGATGAATgctcggtttccaaatggtgatTATATGGGCGATTTTGAAGACCCCGAACCCGAAAACGACACACCATTAGCTCTACATTTGATTTGGATAATTATGATATTGCAATTCAACTTAGAGGGGAAATCTAAGCTCTATAAAGATAATTCATTAGCTCATTTATTCATCATGAACAATGTTCATTACATTGTGCAAAAAATCCGAGGATCTTCGGAACTTCAAGAAATGATCGGAGACGATTTCTTGCGGAGGTTGACACGTAAATTCCGTCAAGCTGCAACGAGTTATCAAAGAGCAACATGGGTTGGTGTTTTGCATTCATTAAGAGATGAAGGGTTACATGTAAAAGGCGGGTTTTCGTCCGGGGTATCGAAATCTGCATTAAGAGATAGGTTTAAAACATTCAATGCAACGTTTGAAGAAACTCATAGAGCTCAAGCAACATGGTTAGTACCGGACCCTCAATTACGTGAAGAGCTTCGTATTTCTATTGCAGAGAAGTTGTTGCCGGCTTATCGATCTTTTTTGGGACGGTATAGGAGTCATATAGAGAGTGGTAAACACCCAGAGATGTATATTAAGTTTTCAGTTGATGATCTTGAAGCTGCTGTTTTGGATTTCTTTGAAGGTTATCCTGTTTCATCACTACATATGAGGAGAAGGTCTCATTGA